DNA sequence from the Alkaliphilus metalliredigens QYMF genome:
CCCTTAGATCTTTTGCCATTGGTTGCTGAAGTGCTAATAGTCTCATACATTCATTTTCTATCTGTAGCTCCAGTTCATCAATTTCATCATCCATTACACAGATAGTCTTTGCCGTTTCCAGGTCTTGCTTTGCCAATGCCTGCACAGAGACTTCAATGATCTCCTGTACCATGGCTCCCATCTTCAATAGCTTAACATTTAAATCCTTTAATTGACTTTCGAATTGGCTTCTCATTACCCTTCCTCCCATTCTTAACCAAATCTTCCCGTTACATAATCCTCTGTACGCTTATCTCTAGGGATGGTAAATATCTTCTGTGTATGGTCCACTTCAATCACTTCTCCCATTAAGAAGAAGGCTGTTTCATCTGAAATTCGCGCCGCCTGTTGCATGGAGTGAGTTACAATCACAATGGTGTACTCTTTTTTTAGCTCTGTAATGAGTTCTTCTATTTTTGCTGTGGCAATGGGATCTAATGCCGATGTGGGTTCATCCATTAATAATACTTCAGGCTCCATTGCCAAGGCCCTGGCAATACAAAGCCTTTGTTGCTGTCCCCCAGAAAGTCCTAAGGCTGATTTATTTAATCGATCCTTCACTTCATCCCATAGGGCTGCCTTCCTTAAGCTCTTCTCTACCATTTCGTCTAGCTGCTTCTTATTTTTAATCCCATGTCGTTTAGGTCCATAGGCTACATTTTCGTAAATAGACTTTGGAAAAGGATTTGGTTTTTGAAAAACCATTCCGATTCGTCTTCTCAATGACACTACATCCACGTCCTTGTGATAAATATCCTGTTCCTCAAGCTTGACCTCTCCTACTATTTTAACCCCATCAATTAAATCATTCATTCGGTTTAATGTTCTAAGGAAGGTAGACTTGCCACAGCCCGAGGGACCAATTAAAGCCGTTACCTTTTTTTCTTCTATATTAAAAGTGATATTTTTTAGGGCTTGAAAATCATCATAATATAAGTTTAAACCTTCTACACAAATCTTCTGCATGCTTTATCCTCCTCACTTATTCTTATTCTTTATTAAGCCCGATTATCCATTTTAAATTTAATTCTGATTGTTGTTGCAATCATAAAAAAGACACCAACAATTCCAAGTAAAACTAAAGCTGTTCCATACTTAATTTCCTCTGGCATATTGGGCACCTGAGTTGAAATAATATATAAATGATAGGGCAGTACCATTGCTTGATCAAAAAATGATTTTGGTAGTCTTGGTAAAAAGAAAGCTGCCACTGTCAATAATATCGGCGCCGTTTCTCCTGCAGCTCTTCCAATTCCTAATATAGCTCCTGTTGTTATGCCTGGAGTCGCATGGGGTAGGACAACCTTTTGAATGGTTTGCCATTTTGTGGCTCCCAATGCCAAGGATGCCTCTCGATAACTCTGGGGCACACTTTTTAATGCCTCTTCTGATGCAGTAATCACAATAGGTAGGATCAGACACGCCAAGGTGAGGGAACCGGCTAAAATTGAAGATCCAAAACCTAGGAAGAGAACAAATAAGCCAAGTCCAAAAAGTCCATAGACCACTGAAGGCACTCCCGCTAGGTTTAAGATAGCTAGGCGTATCAATCTAGATAATATGCCTTGTTTTGCATACTCCGTTAAATAAATAGCTGACCCAATCCCAAGAGGGAGTGCAAAGAGCACCGTCCCCAGAACAAGGTATAATGTGCCGATAATAGCAGGATAAATCCCTCCTTCAGTCATGCCTTTTCTGGGCATAGCCGTTAAAAACTCCCAATTAATCATTCCTATTCCTTTTACAAATATATATCCTATTATGAGTAGGGTTGGGATCACCACAAGCATTGCGGTGAAGGTCAATATACTAAAGGCGATTCTCTCTTGTGTTTTCTTATTCATCTATCGTCCCTCCTTCTTAGCTCGGGAAAGCACAAAATCTGCAATTAAGTTAATGAAGCTAGTCATGGCTAATAGTACAATTCCAACAGCAAACAAAGCATGATAGTGGGTTCCATTTCGAACAGTATCTCCCATTTCCGCCGCAATGGTGGCAGTCATGGTTCTTCCTGATACAAGGAAGGAGCCTGGAATTTGCGCTGCATTTCCCGTTACCATCATCACTGTCATTGTCTCTCCCACTGCCCTTCCAATCCCTAGCATCACTGCGGCAATTATTCCTGAAGATGCGGCTGGAACAAGGGCGTAAAGAATGGTTTCCCACCTAGTAGCGCCTAGGGCTAGGGATGCCTCACGATATTCCTTTGGTAATGCGTTGAGGGCATCATCGGATATACTAATGATGGTAGGTAAAGCCATAAATGAGACCAAAATCGATCCTGTCAATATGGTAAATCCAGATGATATATTAAATGTCACTCTAACCCAGCTAGATAAGATCACAATTCCAAGAAAGCCTAGTACAACAGATGGAATTGCCGATAAAAATTCTATAATAACCTTTAAAACCGTCTTGGTTTTGGGTGGTGCCACCTCAGCAATAAAGATGGCACTTCCAATACCTAGGGGGACGGAAATAAAGACAGCTCCCAATGTTACCATCACGGACCCTGCCACCAATGGTAGTATTCCATATTGTGAATTCACCGAAATAGGAAACCAAAATTCTCCAAACAAAAAATCCTTCAATGCAATATCATCAAACAATCGTATTCCAGTTCGAAATAGAAACAGAAAAATCAAGGCAATGATAGCGATGGATGTCATTCCTAAAACAAAAATCACTTTTTCAATTACAAATTCACCCATGCTATTTTTCATATTTTTATTTAGGCTCTTTCGCTTTTTCTTGATTTCCATTGTTGTATCAGCCATTTTTACACCTCTCTATCTATATATAAACAATCTATCCTAATCAGTAACAGCCCTAGTCAATTGTCACATTCTTAATCTAAAATCATAAAATTCTTTATCTTCATTTTCTATCCCCATAGAAAAACAACATCCTCTTCATGTAAGAAAGATGAGCGGATGGTCCAATGTACCATCCGCGATCCTCTTTTGAATCATAGGCTCCATATCATCTTGTTCTGGCTTAATTTTACTAATTTACTTTACTGGGATAAACCCTATTTCTTCTACAATACTTTGTCCTTCTGCTGCCATAATAAAGTCCATGTATATCTCTATGACTCCTGTTGGTTCTCCAGCCGTGTATAGGAATAGTGGTCTTGCCACAGGATAATCTCCAGCCGAAATAGTTGCTAAGGATGGTAAGAAAGCCTCACTGCTATCATCAAGAGATACAGCAACCCCCTGAACTGTGTCACTTAAATACGCTAACCCAATATATCCAATTCCATTAACATCTTGTATTACTGCTTCAACAATCGCTTGTGTTGAAGGCATTAAGTTTGAGTGTGTTGCATACTCTTCATCTTCTAACACAAATTCTTTAAAGAAAGCGTAGGTTCCAGAGTTAGATTCCCTTGAGTATAATGTAATATTTGCATCATTCCCACCGAAGTCCTTCCAGTTGGTCTTTTCTCCCGTGAAGATGTCCTTTAAATCTGCCATTGTTAATTCTTGTACTGGATTGTCATTATGAACTGCAATGGCAATTCCATCTCTTCCTGTCACATGCTCTATGATCTCAATACCATTGTCTTTTCCTTGTTGTATTTCCTCGCCTTTAATTTGTCGTGAAGATTGTGCAATATCAGCAGTTCCATTAATCATAGCAGCAATCCCTGTACCTGATCCACCACCGGTTACGGCTAATTGCGCTTCAGGGTAGTTATCCATAAATACCTCTGCCCATTGTTGTCCTAGGTTAACCATTGTATCTGAACCTCTAATTTGTATTAACTTACTAAAGTCCACATCATTTCCACCGTTTGTGTCATTTGAACTTACATTGTCTCCTGTGTTTGGTTGACCTGCGTCTGCATCTCCTCCACAGCCTACCAACGCACCAGTAACCACCATTGCTAACACAAGTAATAAAGCTAATTTTTTCATTTTTTAAATCTCCTTTCATCGAAAAGCATTTTTTAATATTGCTTACAAATTCATTATACGACTTTAACTTTGCCACTTGGTTAAGTACAAGTTAACCTCAGGTTAAGGATTAGTTAATAGAATGTTATGGTTTTGTTAAGTGATTTCTACTCAGTCACCATTACGATTTTTTGCTAAATACGATGCTATTGATCCCCTAGGTTTGGTATACTAATACTAGGTTGAGAAAGCTTTAGAATGCATCCATCATTTGATTTTGAAGCTTCCTTATATTAAAAATCTAGGAGGGATTCTATGAAGATTCAATATTTAGGACATTCAGCCTTTTATGTGGAGGCTGGTGAGATGAAGGCCTTAATTGACCCCTTTATTCCCGAGACCTTGACCCATCCCATTTTTTCATTTGCTGATATTACCCATATTTTTATCACCCATGGACATGGAGACCATTTAGGCAGTACCCTTTCTATCGTAAGAGAATCCAATGCAACAGTAATCACCAATTATGAGATTTCTCTTTATCTTCAATCTAAAGGCGTGAACTGCCATTCCATGCATATTGGCGGTCGAACAACAATGGACTTTGGCACTGTAAAAATGACACCTGCCCTCCATGGATCAGCCATCGAAACAGATGAAGGCCTTGTTTGTGGCGGAAACCCTGGGGGATTTGTCATTGAGTGTCAAGGTAAGAAGCTTTATCATGCAGGGGATACAGGTCTCACAATGGATATGAAACTACTAGCAGTGGAAGAAATTGATGTGGCTCTTCTACCCATTGGGGGGAACTTTACCATGGATGTGCAGGATGCAGTAAGAGCCGTAGCATTCATCGGAGCCAAGGTTGCCATTCCAATGCACTATAATACTTTTCCTGTTATTACTGCCTCTCCAGAATCCTTTAAAGAGCAGGTCAAGACCAGCCAAGTACATATTTTAAATGTAGAGGAAGTATATAATTTTTAATTTGAATCCCTAGGGTGTCTTTAGGCGCCCTTCTTTTTTTTAGGATCCTATTGCAAATTATTATCATTTATCATACTATATATATTATCGTGTCTTACCTTTGACTTTGAATTTAAAAAATGTCATGATGTAAAGGGTCTTAGCAATAGACCTAAGATACAAATGTATTATATAAAGCTACAACTTAGGAGGTTTCTCATATGAAGGATAGAAATAAGGGTATTTTATATATGCTTCTAGCGTCTTTATTTTTTGCGCTAATGGCTTCCGCCGTCAAGTATGCTGGAGATCTACCCACAATGCAAAAAGTTTTCTTTCGAAATATAGTTGGATTTCTTATCTCTGGGTATATGATTTATCGATCCGGAGCGAGCTTTCAAGGAACAAACAAGAAGTATTTGTTTTACCGGTCATTGTTTGGGCTCATAGGGGTGTTTCTCTCCTTTTATGCCATCGACCGTTTGCCTTTGGCAGATGCAGTGGTGCTTAACCAAATGAATCCGTTTTTTGTTTTGATACTTTCAGCCTTTTTTCTAGGTGAAAAAATCAAAAAACTGCAAGTACCCGCCATCATTATAGCGATACTAGGTGTCGTATTTATTATCAGACCTCAATTTGATTACACTGTGTTTCCGGCCTTAATGGGTCTACTCTCAGCAGTTTTTGCTGCTGCAGCCTATACCATTATCCGCCATTTGAGACTGACTGACCATCCCCAAGTCATCGTCTTTTACTTTACTGGATTTTCAGTGTTTTCCACCCTACCCTTTATGCTTTTAGGTCAATTTCAAATACCTACACTTTTTCAATTGCTGGCATTATTATCCGTAGGCCTATTTGCTACCATTGCCCAACTCTTGATGACACACGCCTATCGATATGCTGAGGCAGGGGATCTCTCCATCTACTCCTACGCCAAAACTGTATTCTCTGCCTTATTGGGAATCTTATTATGGGCTGAAATCCCAGATCAATTTAGCCTTTTAGGGATTTTACTCATCTTATTAGGAGCCTATATTAATTACCGTGCAAAATTAGATCCTGAAAATTAAATTCAAAATTCTCATCAAAACGATAAACACTAAAAAGAGCGTCTTCGACGCTCTCGCTGGATGAAACAACTAAGCGATCAACACAATTTAGTAAACTAAATTGGTTGCCTGCTTATAGGAAACCCTAGGTTTCCTTCGACACCAGCGAAGCTGGCTGAGCACCTTCCTGAAAGCGGGCAGGGGATTTCATCCCTACAACCCCTGTTTTTTATATAATAGGAAAGAGATCTTTCCTATTTATATAAAAAAGACGCTACTTCTCAATAGGAGAAAATAGCGTCTTTTATTATTTTTAACTGACTCTGCCTTATGATACCATATTGCCATAATGGCATTAGCTTAATTAGTCATCATTTTTAACTACAGATACACAGTTAGGAAGTACCCTAAATCGAACCTCATCTCCGATGTTAATCTGTTGATCTGGATGAAGATTGACTATCATATCTTGAGAGATTCCACCTTCATCAATGATAGAAACCACCGCATCAATGGACTCTCCTGTATAG
Encoded proteins:
- the pstB gene encoding phosphate ABC transporter ATP-binding protein PstB, whose translation is MQKICVEGLNLYYDDFQALKNITFNIEEKKVTALIGPSGCGKSTFLRTLNRMNDLIDGVKIVGEVKLEEQDIYHKDVDVVSLRRRIGMVFQKPNPFPKSIYENVAYGPKRHGIKNKKQLDEMVEKSLRKAALWDEVKDRLNKSALGLSGGQQQRLCIARALAMEPEVLLMDEPTSALDPIATAKIEELITELKKEYTIVIVTHSMQQAARISDETAFFLMGEVIEVDHTQKIFTIPRDKRTEDYVTGRFG
- the pstA gene encoding phosphate ABC transporter permease PstA, whose amino-acid sequence is MNKKTQERIAFSILTFTAMLVVIPTLLIIGYIFVKGIGMINWEFLTAMPRKGMTEGGIYPAIIGTLYLVLGTVLFALPLGIGSAIYLTEYAKQGILSRLIRLAILNLAGVPSVVYGLFGLGLFVLFLGFGSSILAGSLTLACLILPIVITASEEALKSVPQSYREASLALGATKWQTIQKVVLPHATPGITTGAILGIGRAAGETAPILLTVAAFFLPRLPKSFFDQAMVLPYHLYIISTQVPNMPEEIKYGTALVLLGIVGVFFMIATTIRIKFKMDNRA
- the pstC gene encoding phosphate ABC transporter permease subunit PstC — protein: MADTTMEIKKKRKSLNKNMKNSMGEFVIEKVIFVLGMTSIAIIALIFLFLFRTGIRLFDDIALKDFLFGEFWFPISVNSQYGILPLVAGSVMVTLGAVFISVPLGIGSAIFIAEVAPPKTKTVLKVIIEFLSAIPSVVLGFLGIVILSSWVRVTFNISSGFTILTGSILVSFMALPTIISISDDALNALPKEYREASLALGATRWETILYALVPAASSGIIAAVMLGIGRAVGETMTVMMVTGNAAQIPGSFLVSGRTMTATIAAEMGDTVRNGTHYHALFAVGIVLLAMTSFINLIADFVLSRAKKEGR
- a CDS encoding PstS family phosphate ABC transporter substrate-binding protein, whose translation is MKKLALLLVLAMVVTGALVGCGGDADAGQPNTGDNVSSNDTNGGNDVDFSKLIQIRGSDTMVNLGQQWAEVFMDNYPEAQLAVTGGGSGTGIAAMINGTADIAQSSRQIKGEEIQQGKDNGIEIIEHVTGRDGIAIAVHNDNPVQELTMADLKDIFTGEKTNWKDFGGNDANITLYSRESNSGTYAFFKEFVLEDEEYATHSNLMPSTQAIVEAVIQDVNGIGYIGLAYLSDTVQGVAVSLDDSSEAFLPSLATISAGDYPVARPLFLYTAGEPTGVIEIYMDFIMAAEGQSIVEEIGFIPVK
- a CDS encoding metal-dependent hydrolase, whose translation is MKIQYLGHSAFYVEAGEMKALIDPFIPETLTHPIFSFADITHIFITHGHGDHLGSTLSIVRESNATVITNYEISLYLQSKGVNCHSMHIGGRTTMDFGTVKMTPALHGSAIETDEGLVCGGNPGGFVIECQGKKLYHAGDTGLTMDMKLLAVEEIDVALLPIGGNFTMDVQDAVRAVAFIGAKVAIPMHYNTFPVITASPESFKEQVKTSQVHILNVEEVYNF
- a CDS encoding DMT family transporter; translation: MKDRNKGILYMLLASLFFALMASAVKYAGDLPTMQKVFFRNIVGFLISGYMIYRSGASFQGTNKKYLFYRSLFGLIGVFLSFYAIDRLPLADAVVLNQMNPFFVLILSAFFLGEKIKKLQVPAIIIAILGVVFIIRPQFDYTVFPALMGLLSAVFAAAAYTIIRHLRLTDHPQVIVFYFTGFSVFSTLPFMLLGQFQIPTLFQLLALLSVGLFATIAQLLMTHAYRYAEAGDLSIYSYAKTVFSALLGILLWAEIPDQFSLLGILLILLGAYINYRAKLDPEN